Proteins found in one Hypericibacter terrae genomic segment:
- a CDS encoding GNAT family N-acetyltransferase — translation MNPSPSLTLRLATPADAAAIRDLTRAAYAKWVPLIGREPLPMMVDYDRAVRDHRFDLLFAGERLVALVETVDQGDAWLIENLAVHPDFQGHGYGKRMLAHAETEAAESSNIVEMRLYTNKLFAENIRFYLTHSYTVEREEPFKGGVITHMSKRIGL, via the coding sequence TTGAACCCAAGCCCATCCCTCACCCTGCGCCTCGCCACGCCCGCCGACGCGGCCGCCATCCGCGATCTGACGCGCGCCGCCTATGCGAAATGGGTGCCGCTGATCGGGCGTGAGCCGCTGCCAATGATGGTGGATTACGACCGCGCGGTTCGCGACCATCGGTTCGACCTGCTCTTCGCCGGCGAGCGGCTCGTCGCCCTGGTCGAGACGGTCGACCAGGGCGACGCCTGGCTGATCGAGAATCTCGCCGTGCATCCGGATTTCCAGGGGCACGGCTATGGCAAGCGCATGCTGGCCCATGCCGAGACCGAAGCCGCGGAATCCTCGAACATCGTCGAGATGCGGCTCTACACCAACAAGCTCTTCGCCGAGAACATCCGCTTCTACTTGACCCACAGCTATACGGTCGAGCGCGAGGAGCCCTTCAAGGGCGGCGTCATCACCCATATGAGCAAGCGGATCGGACTTTAG
- a CDS encoding amidase translates to MSTTADSSPHDWQRPFVPHDCGAIAGSGSGPLAHLSFAVKDIFDIAGHVTGCGNPDWLAGHAPAAETAPVVLQLLEAGADMIGKTITEELAYSLQGENYHYGTPVNPACPDRIPGGSSSGSASAVASGDADIALGSDTGGSVRLPAALCGIFGFRPSHGRVSLGGVMPLAPSFDTVGWFTREANLLRRVGEILLGPDAAEVQASRLYLMADGFELADEALREALVPSLAALSALLGAPAVVRIGDNEGGLTALMLRFRTLQAREIWTQHGPWIETARPRFGPEIAARFDWARRMAGEAPRDEALRREHFSLRMARLLAGGGVLVLPSAPSIAPKKGLELAASQGFRDRTLSLTCVAGMARLPQVSLPVAEVDGCPVGLSLVMARGLDMALLGLAERLMAALD, encoded by the coding sequence ATGTCAACGACCGCCGATTCTTCGCCGCATGACTGGCAGCGCCCCTTCGTACCGCATGATTGCGGTGCCATCGCCGGCTCCGGCAGCGGGCCGCTCGCGCATCTGAGCTTCGCCGTCAAGGACATCTTCGACATCGCGGGCCATGTGACCGGCTGCGGCAATCCCGATTGGCTGGCGGGCCATGCGCCCGCCGCCGAGACCGCGCCCGTCGTGCTGCAGCTGCTCGAGGCCGGCGCCGACATGATCGGCAAGACCATCACCGAGGAACTCGCCTACAGCCTCCAGGGCGAGAACTACCATTACGGCACGCCGGTCAATCCGGCCTGTCCCGACCGTATCCCGGGCGGCTCCTCGTCGGGCTCGGCCTCCGCGGTCGCCAGCGGCGATGCGGACATCGCGCTGGGATCGGACACCGGCGGATCGGTGCGGCTGCCGGCCGCGCTCTGCGGGATCTTCGGCTTCCGGCCCAGCCATGGCCGGGTCTCCCTCGGCGGCGTGATGCCGCTGGCGCCGAGTTTCGACACGGTCGGCTGGTTCACGCGCGAGGCGAACCTGCTGCGCCGCGTGGGCGAGATCCTGCTGGGGCCCGATGCCGCCGAGGTCCAGGCGTCGCGGCTCTATCTGATGGCGGACGGCTTCGAGCTTGCCGACGAGGCCCTGCGCGAGGCGCTGGTCCCGTCGCTGGCTGCGCTGTCGGCGCTGCTGGGCGCGCCGGCGGTGGTGCGCATCGGCGACAATGAAGGCGGCCTGACCGCGCTGATGCTCCGGTTCCGGACCCTCCAGGCGCGCGAGATCTGGACGCAGCACGGGCCCTGGATCGAAACCGCAAGGCCGCGCTTCGGCCCCGAGATCGCGGCGCGCTTCGACTGGGCCAGGCGCATGGCGGGCGAGGCGCCGCGCGACGAAGCGCTGCGGCGCGAGCATTTCTCCTTGCGCATGGCGCGGCTGCTCGCGGGTGGTGGCGTGCTGGTGTTGCCGTCGGCGCCTTCGATCGCGCCGAAGAAGGGGCTCGAACTGGCGGCATCGCAGGGTTTCCGCGACCGCACCTTGAGCCTGACCTGCGTCGCGGGCATGGCGCGGCTGCCGCAGGTGAGCCTGCCGGTGGCCGAGGTCGATGGCTGTCCGGTGGGGCTGTCGCTGGTGATGGCGCGCGGGCTCGACATGGCCCTGCTGGGCTTGGCCGAACGGTTGATGGCCGCCCTCGACTGA
- a CDS encoding MlaD family protein, with protein sequence METRAHHLAVGIFVLVLIAALAGFVIWISKFNGREDFAYYTVRFSEDVTGLSVDGPVRYRGVTVGRVTDIRIDPDNPIFVRITIQVSPDTPVVTDTVASLEAQGITGVLYVLLKGGTQGAARMKVTDLTPYPEIPSAPGKFEALLASAPELLKHATDLVDRVTLMFSDQNQKAIADTLNNLQGISATFDDPKNGVGPALDSISDAAISIDAMSEQVRTLAANLDKQVGGLAGASQKTLDDLHKLTTSFEGAADEIHALVAENRRPLNDFAQSGLYELTQMASEMRTLIATLTRISTQFERDPARFLFGDRQKGFEAQ encoded by the coding sequence ATGGAAACCCGCGCACATCATCTTGCCGTCGGCATCTTCGTCCTGGTCCTGATCGCAGCCCTTGCGGGCTTCGTGATCTGGATCAGCAAATTCAATGGCCGGGAGGATTTTGCCTATTACACGGTCCGTTTCAGCGAGGACGTGACCGGCCTCTCGGTGGACGGTCCGGTCCGCTATCGCGGCGTCACCGTCGGCCGGGTCACCGACATCCGCATCGATCCCGACAATCCGATCTTCGTCCGGATCACGATCCAGGTTTCGCCCGACACGCCGGTTGTGACCGACACGGTGGCATCGTTGGAGGCGCAGGGCATCACCGGCGTGCTCTATGTGCTGCTCAAGGGTGGCACCCAGGGCGCCGCCCGCATGAAGGTAACCGACCTCACGCCCTATCCCGAAATCCCGAGCGCACCCGGCAAGTTCGAGGCGCTGCTGGCCAGTGCTCCCGAGTTGCTGAAGCATGCCACCGACCTGGTGGATCGCGTGACCCTGATGTTCAGCGACCAGAACCAGAAGGCGATCGCCGACACGTTGAACAACCTGCAGGGCATCAGCGCCACGTTCGATGATCCCAAGAACGGTGTCGGGCCGGCGCTCGACAGCATCTCCGATGCCGCCATCAGCATCGATGCCATGAGCGAGCAGGTCCGGACGCTCGCTGCCAATCTCGACAAGCAGGTCGGCGGGCTGGCCGGCGCCTCGCAGAAGACGCTCGATGACCTGCACAAGCTGACCACCTCCTTCGAGGGGGCGGCGGACGAGATCCATGCGCTCGTGGCCGAGAATCGGCGTCCCCTTAACGATTTCGCACAATCGGGCCTCTATGAGTTGACCCAGATGGCCAGCGAGATGCGCACGCTGATCGCGACCTTGACCCGCATCTCGACGCAGTTCGAGCGCGATCCGGCGCGTTTCCTGTTCGGCGACCGGCAGAAAGGATTCGAGGCGCAATGA
- a CDS encoding CoA-acylating methylmalonate-semialdehyde dehydrogenase, with the protein MTRTIPHFVNGKTVEGKSGRFSDVFNPATGEVQARVALASRAELNEAVAAAAAAFPRWTATPPLTRARIMFRFKQLMEGRIDEAAKIVTSEHGKVLSDAKGSIIRGLEVVEFACGIPQMLKGEFSENVGTNVDGWTIRQSLGVVAGITPFNFPAMVPMWMFPIALACGNTFILKPSERDPSMSIFMAQLLKEAGLPDGVLNVVNGDKEAVDAILEHPEIQAVSFVGSTPIAEYIYHTGTAHNKRVQALGGAKNHMVIMPDADLGQTVDALMGAGYGSAGERCMAVSVAVTVGNVADPLIQKLAPRVSSLKVAPGTDPDAEMGPLVTKTHLDKVRGYVDSGVAEGAKLVVDGRGLKLQGYEKGFFLGGCLFDHVKPEMKIYKEEIFGPVLSVVRVPDYDSAVKLVNEHEYGNGTAIFTRDGDAAREFASKIKVGMVGINVPIPVPMAFHSFGGWKRSLFGDHHMHGPEGVRFYTRLKAVTSRWPTGIRSGAEFVMPTMR; encoded by the coding sequence ATGACAAGGACCATTCCCCACTTCGTCAACGGCAAGACCGTCGAGGGCAAGAGCGGGCGCTTCAGCGATGTGTTCAACCCGGCGACGGGCGAGGTCCAGGCGCGCGTCGCGCTGGCCTCGCGCGCGGAGCTGAACGAGGCGGTCGCGGCGGCGGCGGCGGCCTTCCCGCGCTGGACGGCGACGCCGCCGCTGACGCGCGCGCGCATCATGTTCCGCTTCAAGCAGCTCATGGAAGGGCGGATCGACGAGGCGGCGAAGATCGTCACTTCCGAGCATGGCAAGGTCCTCTCCGATGCCAAGGGCTCGATCATCCGCGGCCTCGAGGTGGTCGAGTTCGCCTGCGGCATTCCGCAGATGCTGAAGGGCGAGTTCTCCGAGAATGTCGGGACGAATGTCGACGGCTGGACCATTCGCCAGTCCCTCGGCGTCGTCGCCGGCATCACGCCGTTCAACTTCCCGGCCATGGTGCCGATGTGGATGTTCCCGATCGCGCTGGCCTGCGGCAATACCTTCATCCTGAAGCCGTCCGAACGAGATCCTTCGATGAGCATCTTCATGGCCCAGCTTCTCAAGGAAGCGGGGCTGCCCGACGGCGTGCTCAATGTCGTCAATGGCGACAAGGAGGCGGTCGACGCCATTCTCGAACATCCCGAAATCCAGGCGGTGAGCTTCGTCGGCTCGACGCCGATCGCGGAATACATCTATCACACCGGCACCGCGCATAATAAGCGCGTGCAGGCGCTGGGCGGCGCCAAGAACCACATGGTGATCATGCCCGACGCCGACCTCGGCCAGACCGTCGACGCGCTGATGGGTGCGGGCTACGGCTCGGCCGGCGAGCGCTGCATGGCCGTATCGGTCGCGGTCACCGTCGGCAATGTCGCCGACCCGCTGATCCAGAAGCTGGCGCCGCGCGTGAGCTCGCTCAAGGTGGCGCCCGGCACCGATCCGGACGCCGAGATGGGCCCGCTGGTCACCAAGACGCATCTCGACAAGGTGCGCGGCTACGTCGATTCCGGGGTGGCCGAGGGCGCCAAGCTCGTGGTCGATGGCCGCGGCCTGAAGCTTCAGGGCTACGAGAAGGGCTTCTTCCTCGGCGGCTGCCTGTTCGACCATGTGAAACCGGAGATGAAGATCTACAAGGAAGAGATCTTCGGGCCAGTGCTCTCGGTCGTGCGCGTCCCCGACTATGACAGCGCGGTCAAGCTGGTGAACGAGCATGAATATGGCAACGGCACCGCGATCTTCACCCGCGACGGCGACGCCGCGCGCGAATTTGCCAGCAAGATCAAGGTCGGCATGGTCGGCATCAATGTGCCGATCCCGGTGCCGATGGCCTTCCACAGCTTCGGCGGCTGGAAGCGCTCGCTGTTCGGCGATCACCACATGCACGGGCCCGAGGGCGTGCGCTTCTACACGCGCCTCAAGGCCGTGACCTCGCGCTGGCCGACCGGCATCCGCTCGGGCGCCGAATTCGTCATGCCGACGATGCGGTGA
- a CDS encoding cupin domain-containing protein, whose translation MNISSIIPIGREGRTAFVPPLDSYQILSDSWIEQEFHSLRTRSSQVTVGYWTGEPGRVRIEPWPYTEVCVIKAGRVAVVDSDGRQREFGPGDSFIVPKGFVGEWVTLEPAAKVFIAVE comes from the coding sequence GTGAATATCTCGTCCATCATCCCGATCGGCAGGGAAGGGCGCACGGCCTTCGTGCCGCCGCTCGACAGCTACCAGATCCTCTCGGACTCCTGGATCGAGCAGGAATTCCACTCGCTCAGGACGAGATCGAGCCAGGTGACGGTCGGCTATTGGACCGGCGAGCCCGGCCGTGTCCGGATCGAACCCTGGCCCTACACCGAAGTCTGCGTGATTAAGGCGGGCCGGGTGGCTGTCGTGGACAGCGACGGCCGGCAACGGGAGTTCGGACCCGGCGACAGTTTCATCGTGCCCAAAGGGTTTGTGGGCGAATGGGTCACGCTCGAGCCGGCGGCGAAGGTCTTCATCGCCGTCGAGTGA
- a CDS encoding adenine phosphoribosyltransferase yields MTDTLQIKDHIRQVPDFPKPGILFYDISTLLAHGAAWRATVDRMADIVGKMRPDKLIGIESRGFLVTAPVAYRLGCGFVMVRKKGKLPGSVIPHNYELEYGTDTVEIQSDAVKPRDRVVVLDDLLATGGTMRAAIELLRKVGAEVLGAAFVIELDFLGGRNRLDVPVSSIVHYDH; encoded by the coding sequence ATGACCGATACGCTTCAGATCAAGGACCATATCCGCCAGGTTCCGGATTTTCCCAAACCCGGCATTCTTTTCTACGACATCTCGACGCTGCTGGCGCATGGCGCGGCCTGGCGCGCGACCGTGGACCGGATGGCCGACATCGTCGGCAAAATGCGGCCGGACAAGCTGATCGGTATCGAATCGCGCGGCTTCCTGGTGACGGCGCCGGTCGCCTATCGACTCGGATGCGGGTTCGTGATGGTGCGCAAGAAGGGCAAGCTGCCCGGCAGCGTCATTCCGCACAATTACGAGCTCGAATACGGAACCGACACGGTCGAAATCCAGTCCGACGCGGTCAAGCCGCGCGACCGGGTGGTCGTGCTCGACGACCTGCTGGCGACCGGCGGCACCATGCGCGCCGCGATCGAATTGCTGCGCAAGGTCGGGGCGGAGGTGCTCGGTGCCGCGTTCGTGATCGAACTGGATTTCCTGGGCGGCCGAAACCGCCTGGACGTGCCGGTTTCCTCGATCGTCCATTACGATCATTAG
- a CDS encoding ABC transporter ATP-binding protein — protein sequence MTRTKTRDRANEAPAEPGAVISIRGLVNRFGNQVVHDGLDLDVRAGEVLGVVGGSGTGKSVLLRTVVGLNPPYAGRIVVLGEDTAAMSEREWEHLQQRWGVLFQSGALFSSLTVAENIQVPMKEHTHLPKKFADEVTALKIALVGLPPDAAGKYPSELSGGMKKRAGLARALALDPEILFLDEPTAGLDPIGAAAFDTLIRDLQQSLGLTVFMVTHDLDSLHAICDRIAVLVDKKIKVGTMAEMLADPHPWIREYFHGPRARAAGIG from the coding sequence ATGACGCGGACAAAGACCAGGGACAGAGCGAACGAGGCGCCGGCCGAGCCGGGGGCGGTCATTTCGATCCGCGGGCTGGTCAACCGGTTCGGCAACCAGGTCGTTCATGACGGTCTCGATCTCGACGTGCGCGCGGGCGAGGTGCTGGGCGTCGTCGGTGGTTCGGGCACCGGCAAATCGGTGCTCCTCCGCACCGTCGTGGGGCTCAATCCTCCCTATGCCGGGCGGATCGTGGTGCTGGGCGAGGACACGGCGGCGATGAGCGAGCGGGAATGGGAGCACCTCCAGCAGCGCTGGGGCGTGCTGTTCCAAAGCGGCGCCCTGTTCAGCTCCCTGACAGTGGCCGAGAACATCCAGGTGCCGATGAAGGAGCACACCCATCTCCCCAAGAAGTTCGCCGACGAGGTGACGGCCCTGAAGATCGCGCTGGTGGGCCTGCCGCCCGATGCTGCCGGCAAATACCCTTCGGAGCTGTCGGGCGGCATGAAGAAACGCGCCGGGCTGGCCCGGGCACTGGCCCTGGACCCGGAGATTCTGTTCCTGGACGAGCCGACTGCCGGACTCGACCCGATCGGCGCCGCCGCGTTCGACACGTTAATTCGCGATCTTCAGCAAAGCCTTGGATTAACGGTGTTTATGGTCACGCACGATCTGGACAGCCTGCATGCGATCTGCGACCGTATCGCCGTCCTCGTGGACAAGAAGATCAAGGTCGGGACGATGGCCGAAATGCTGGCGGACCCCCACCCCTGGATCCGCGAATATTTTCACGGGCCCCGTGCCCGCGCCGCCGGAATTGGTTGA
- a CDS encoding ATP-binding protein, whose protein sequence is MELLPSTEVIATAAALGAIIMAATMAYLAFLPAVSPAMGWWALATLANGAGLLLPGLWTDAASRPAVAAGQSALALSALLIHAGARRFIHNYVEARRLGLLLGLVAFAAALWASGVLSAPLIPAITALLFLAAAWEFARDWQRQRDPVVGVVAVPLIASGIVELLKLLLAPELGPTGPLQWIGQLAGLAAAILATAAVMRRGQSAAVEQELQRALDSLQLHEREERMRLAVENERSRLLEVMEGVPQAVVLFDAQDRLVFSNSNFSRMFPNTRDLHGAGTSFEALVRAGVERGAYGGDRQATETLARRRLEAHLNPRGPFEYPLSDGRTIQVVERKTHDNSTVVAYTDITEYRRRQDALTLIVGNRPEGRSFLEAAAQALAVGLGYRWAGIAELGRDRREARVLALWADGRPAQPFAFSLAGTPSGQCYAQGKTLVVPDRAPELFAHDKWLAQSGAVAYQGAVFCDERGETVGHVFAFDDEPDLRGPEPHPLLNLIAHWIGMEMQRVSAERRLIQAKETAEEASRAKTTFLATMSHELRTPLNAIIGFSEIMRDELLGPLGKPQYKTYAEDICQSGGHLLSLINDLLDLSKAGAGKIDLAEEEIEPRNLIESCLRLVETRARRNNVHIYNLIGSPLPKLYADRRRLKQILLNLLANAVKFTPAHGSVTVRTRQDAQGFHIEVIDTGVGIALEDIPKVMLPFGQVDSVISRRAEGVGLGLPLSKVLAELHGGRLAIESQLGKGTTVALVLPASRVRSIQAAE, encoded by the coding sequence ATGGAGTTGTTGCCTTCCACCGAAGTCATTGCCACCGCCGCCGCGCTGGGCGCGATCATCATGGCGGCGACGATGGCCTATCTGGCGTTCCTCCCGGCCGTCTCGCCGGCGATGGGATGGTGGGCCCTGGCGACGTTGGCGAATGGCGCGGGGCTGCTCCTGCCCGGTCTTTGGACCGATGCGGCCTCCCGGCCCGCGGTCGCTGCCGGTCAATCGGCGCTCGCCTTGTCCGCCCTGCTGATCCATGCCGGCGCCCGCCGCTTCATTCACAACTATGTGGAGGCGCGGCGCCTCGGCCTGTTGCTGGGGCTGGTGGCCTTTGCCGCCGCTCTGTGGGCGTCGGGAGTCCTGTCGGCCCCGTTGATCCCGGCGATCACCGCCCTGTTGTTCCTTGCCGCCGCTTGGGAGTTCGCGCGCGACTGGCAGCGGCAGCGCGATCCGGTCGTCGGCGTCGTCGCGGTGCCGCTGATCGCGTCGGGGATCGTCGAGCTGCTGAAGCTCCTGCTGGCGCCCGAGCTCGGGCCCACCGGACCGCTGCAGTGGATCGGCCAGCTCGCGGGTCTCGCCGCCGCCATCCTCGCGACGGCCGCCGTCATGCGGCGCGGTCAATCGGCCGCGGTCGAACAGGAGCTGCAGCGGGCGCTCGACAGTCTCCAGTTGCATGAGCGCGAGGAGCGGATGCGCCTTGCGGTCGAGAACGAGCGGTCGCGTCTGCTCGAGGTCATGGAGGGCGTGCCGCAGGCGGTCGTCCTGTTCGACGCCCAGGACCGGCTGGTGTTCTCGAACTCGAACTTCAGCCGCATGTTTCCAAACACGCGCGATCTGCACGGCGCCGGCACCAGCTTCGAGGCCCTGGTCAGAGCCGGTGTCGAGCGCGGCGCCTATGGCGGCGATCGGCAGGCGACAGAGACGCTCGCCCGCCGCCGCCTCGAGGCGCATCTCAATCCGCGCGGGCCGTTCGAATATCCCTTGAGCGACGGACGCACCATCCAGGTGGTCGAGCGCAAGACGCACGACAACTCCACCGTCGTCGCCTACACCGACATCACCGAATATCGCCGCCGCCAGGACGCGTTGACCCTGATCGTCGGCAACCGGCCGGAGGGCCGCTCCTTCCTCGAGGCCGCGGCCCAGGCGCTGGCGGTCGGGCTCGGCTATCGCTGGGCCGGAATCGCCGAGCTCGGGCGCGACAGACGCGAGGCGCGCGTGCTGGCGCTCTGGGCCGACGGCCGCCCGGCTCAGCCCTTCGCCTTCTCGCTGGCCGGCACGCCCAGCGGCCAATGCTACGCGCAGGGCAAGACCCTGGTCGTTCCCGACCGCGCGCCGGAGCTGTTCGCGCACGACAAGTGGCTGGCCCAGTCGGGCGCCGTCGCCTATCAGGGCGCCGTCTTCTGCGACGAGCGGGGCGAGACCGTGGGCCATGTCTTCGCCTTCGACGACGAGCCCGACCTGCGGGGACCCGAGCCGCATCCGCTCCTCAATCTGATCGCGCATTGGATCGGGATGGAGATGCAGCGCGTGTCGGCCGAGCGCCGCCTGATCCAGGCCAAGGAAACGGCGGAGGAGGCCAGCCGCGCCAAGACCACCTTCCTCGCCACGATGAGTCACGAGCTGCGCACGCCGCTCAACGCGATCATCGGCTTCTCCGAGATCATGCGCGACGAGCTGCTGGGACCGCTCGGCAAGCCGCAATACAAGACCTACGCCGAGGATATCTGCCAGAGCGGCGGCCATCTCCTGTCGCTGATCAACGATCTCCTCGATCTCAGCAAGGCCGGCGCCGGCAAGATCGATCTCGCCGAAGAGGAGATCGAGCCGCGCAACCTGATCGAATCCTGCCTGCGGCTGGTCGAGACGCGGGCGCGGCGCAACAATGTGCATATCTACAATCTGATCGGCAGCCCGCTGCCGAAGCTCTATGCCGACCGGCGCCGCCTGAAGCAGATCCTGCTCAACCTGCTGGCCAACGCCGTCAAATTCACGCCGGCCCATGGCAGCGTAACGGTGCGGACCCGGCAGGATGCGCAAGGCTTCCATATCGAGGTGATCGATACCGGCGTCGGCATCGCGCTCGAGGATATTCCGAAGGTCATGCTGCCCTTCGGCCAGGTGGACAGCGTCATCTCGCGCCGTGCGGAAGGCGTGGGTCTGGGCCTGCCCCTGAGCAAGGTGCTGGCGGAGCTGCATGGCGGGCGCCTCGCCATCGAAAGCCAGCTCGGCAAGGGCACCACGGTGGCGCTGGTGCTGCCGGCCTCGCGCGTGCGCTCGATCCAGGCCGCCGAATAA
- a CDS encoding ABC transporter permease, with product MAQQASLKKTGEGDGLRLELSGRLVTATLVPLVGEFDALPARGQATLDMSQLEALDTAGAWLIERTEARFAAAGAKLEITGVRPGLAKLMARVGKAGKPAPLPRPETHGPLYFVEGIGAGTISAFQQAVDLIGFFGAIVTAIARVLVRPSQMRFTSLVSHIEQVGMNAMPIVGLLTVLIGVVLAYQGVDQLRAYGGEIFTVNLVGISVLREMGILLTAIMVAGRSGSAFTAQIGTMQVNEEIDAMRTLALDPIQALVLPRIFALIIAVPLLTVFADFMGILGGGVMTCILVDLSPAQFLHQLNNAVTVKTFLVGLVKAPVFAFVIGMVGCFEGLRVKGSAESVGRLTTQSVVESIFLVIVFDAMFSILFSYLGI from the coding sequence ATGGCGCAACAGGCAAGCCTGAAAAAGACCGGGGAAGGCGACGGCTTGCGGCTCGAACTTTCGGGCCGGTTGGTGACCGCAACGCTGGTGCCGCTGGTGGGGGAGTTCGACGCCCTGCCGGCGCGCGGCCAGGCGACGCTCGACATGTCGCAGCTCGAGGCCCTGGACACCGCCGGCGCCTGGCTGATCGAGAGGACCGAGGCCCGCTTCGCGGCCGCCGGCGCCAAGCTTGAGATCACGGGCGTCAGGCCCGGCCTCGCCAAGCTGATGGCGCGGGTCGGCAAGGCGGGCAAGCCCGCACCTCTGCCGCGGCCCGAAACCCACGGCCCGCTCTATTTCGTCGAGGGCATCGGCGCCGGCACGATCTCGGCCTTCCAGCAGGCGGTCGATCTGATCGGCTTTTTCGGCGCGATCGTCACGGCGATCGCGCGGGTCCTGGTTCGGCCGAGCCAGATGCGCTTCACCTCGCTCGTCAGCCATATCGAGCAGGTCGGCATGAATGCCATGCCGATCGTCGGCTTGCTGACGGTCCTGATCGGCGTCGTGCTCGCCTATCAGGGCGTCGATCAGTTGCGCGCCTATGGCGGCGAGATCTTCACTGTCAATCTGGTCGGCATCTCCGTCCTGCGCGAGATGGGCATCCTCTTGACCGCGATCATGGTGGCCGGCCGCTCGGGCAGCGCTTTCACCGCCCAGATCGGCACCATGCAGGTGAACGAGGAGATCGATGCCATGCGCACGCTGGCGCTCGATCCGATCCAGGCGCTGGTGTTGCCGCGCATCTTCGCGCTGATCATCGCCGTGCCGCTGCTCACCGTGTTCGCCGACTTCATGGGCATCCTCGGCGGCGGGGTCATGACCTGCATCCTGGTCGATCTGTCGCCGGCCCAATTCCTGCATCAGCTCAACAACGCGGTGACGGTGAAGACGTTCTTGGTCGGCCTGGTCAAGGCGCCGGTCTTCGCCTTCGTCATCGGCATGGTCGGGTGCTTCGAGGGCCTCCGCGTCAAGGGCAGCGCCGAGAGCGTGGGCCGGTTGACGACGCAGTCGGTGGTCGAGTCGATCTTCCTGGTCATCGTGTTCGACGCGATGTTCTCGATCCTGTTCTCTTATCTCGGAATTTGA
- a CDS encoding phosphodiesterase: MMLAQISDCHVVEPGRRLFDRIDTAAHLAAAVTHLNRIGPDFVWVTGDLVDSGRPAQYAHLRAMLDRLEAPYAVMPGNHDAREALKAAFADHPYWQPGPGSLHYAIEDLPLRLIALDSLVPGEGGGRVGQAQLAWLDATLDDARKRPTVIAVHHPLFATGIVDMDAIYLADADALGTVIERHPQVERILCGHVHRPITARWHGTVVTTAPSVAHQVALRLGPKDPASWIMEPPACHLHRWSEESGLVTHQSYIGDYGPMTPFE, encoded by the coding sequence ATGATGCTGGCCCAGATCAGCGACTGCCATGTGGTGGAGCCCGGCCGCCGGTTGTTCGACCGGATCGATACCGCGGCCCATCTCGCCGCGGCCGTGACCCATCTGAACCGGATCGGCCCGGATTTCGTCTGGGTCACCGGCGATCTCGTCGATAGCGGCCGGCCCGCGCAATATGCCCATCTGCGCGCGATGCTGGATCGGCTCGAGGCCCCCTATGCGGTGATGCCCGGCAATCACGATGCGCGCGAGGCGCTGAAAGCGGCCTTCGCCGACCATCCCTATTGGCAGCCGGGCCCGGGCAGCCTCCACTACGCGATCGAGGATCTCCCGCTGCGGCTGATCGCGCTCGACAGCCTCGTTCCCGGCGAGGGCGGCGGACGGGTCGGTCAGGCCCAGCTGGCCTGGCTGGACGCGACGCTCGACGACGCCAGGAAGCGCCCGACCGTGATCGCGGTCCATCATCCGCTCTTCGCCACCGGCATTGTCGACATGGACGCCATCTATCTCGCCGACGCCGACGCGCTCGGCACCGTCATCGAACGCCATCCGCAGGTGGAACGCATCCTCTGCGGCCATGTGCATCGGCCCATCACGGCGCGCTGGCACGGCACCGTGGTGACGACGGCGCCTTCGGTCGCGCATCAGGTCGCGTTGCGGCTCGGGCCCAAGGATCCCGCCTCCTGGATCATGGAACCGCCCGCCTGCCATCTCCACCGCTGGAGCGAGGAGAGCGGCCTGGTCACGCATCAGAGCTATATCGGCGACTACGGCCCGATGACGCCGTTCGAGTGA